The Mustelus asterias unplaced genomic scaffold, sMusAst1.hap1.1 HAP1_SCAFFOLD_84, whole genome shotgun sequence genome includes a region encoding these proteins:
- the LOC144483907 gene encoding uncharacterized protein LOC144483907, translating into MGSLSCWLLFRGLVHALVVLEKNRAVLTGTLENSTTQGFIYLSSLRSHQLVHSDKKPFKCSECEKSFKTSSILLRHQQVHSGERPFTCSDCRKGFTRSSNLRTHQHIHTGEKPFTCSDCGKGFTRSSNLRTHQHIHTGEKPFTCSECGKGFSHSSHLLRHQHTHNGERPFTFSECEMGFTQSTHLLTHQQIDKCLGELDSAVNHIQD; encoded by the exons ATGGGGTCACTTAGCTGTTGGCTGCTCTTCCGTGGTCTTGTCCATGCTCTTGTGGTCCTGGAGAAGAATCGTGCAGTGTTGACTGGAACACTCGAAAACTCCACAACtcagg gattcatttatttaagcagcctcagatcacaccaacttgttcactcggataagaaacctttcaaatgttctgaatgtgagaagagctttaagaccTCCAGTATTCTGCTtaggcaccaacaagttcactccggggagagaccgttcacctgctctgactgtagaaagggattcactcgctcatccaacctgcgaacacaccagcacattcacaccggggagaaaccgttcacctgctctgactgtggaaagggattcactcgctcatccaacctgcgaacacaccagcacattcacaccggggagaaaccgttcacttgctctgagtgcgggaagggattttctcactcatcccacctgctgagacaccaacacactcacaatggagagagaccgttcaccttctctgagtgtgagatgggattcactcagtcaacccatcTTCTAACACACCAGCAAATTGACAAGTGTCTGGGggaattggattctgctgttaatcacatccaggactga
- the LOC144483908 gene encoding uncharacterized protein LOC144483908 has product MGKSNVMEGFEKKDENFELSCCSNGSLCKSTHQRVHTDKRPFKCPECEKYFKGSGDLQHHQRVHTEEEPFRCSHCSTGFKQASHLTAHQRTHTGEKPFICSKCGKGFAQSSNLLTHQQIHTEVRPFTCSECGKGFARSSHLLTHQRIHTGERPFTCSECGKRFTNSSALLTHQRVHTGEKPFTCSMCRKRFNRSSNLVKHQRVHY; this is encoded by the exons ATGGGGAAAAGCaatgtcatggagggatttgaaaagaaagatgagaattttgaacTGAGTTGCTGCTCAAACGGGAGCCTGTGTAAGTCA acacaccaacgagttcacactgacaagagaccttTCAAATGTCCAGAGTGTGAGAAGTATTTCAAAGGTTCTGGGGATCTGCAgcaccatcaacgtgttcacactgaggaggaaccattcaggtgctctcactgcagTACTGGGTTCAAGCAAGCATCTCACCTCACtgcacaccagcgcactcacactggggagaagccgttcatctgctccaagtgtgggaagggattcgctcagtcctccaacctgctgacacaccaacaaattcacactgaggtgaggccgttcacctgttctgagtgtggaaagggattcgcacgatcatcccatctgctgacacaccagcgcattcacactggggagaggccgttcacctgctccgagtgcgggAAGAGATTTACCAACTCATCTgcgctgctgacacaccagcgagttcacactggggagaaacccttcacttGCTCCATGTGTAGGAAGAGATTTAATCGATCATccaacttggtgaaacaccagagagttcactaTTGA
- the LOC144483921 gene encoding uncharacterized protein LOC144483921: MMAWKCGDCGKGFDFPSQLETHRRSHTGEKPFTCSWCGKGFATSSQLLKHQRIHTGERPFTCSVCGKGFNQSSNLAIHQRIHTEERPFTCSVCGKGFNQSSKLALHQRIHTGEKPFTCSQCGKGFTHSANLLKHQRVHTGERPFTCSQCGKGFTHSSHLRKHQRIHTGERPFTCSVCGKGFKQSSTLIHHERVHTGERPFTCSQCGKGFITSSRLLRHQRIHK; encoded by the coding sequence ATGAtggcatggaaatgtggggactgtgggaagggatttgattttccatcacagctggaaactcatcggcgcagccacactggggagaagccattcacctgctcctggtgtgggaagggattcgctacctcatcccagctgctgaaacaccaacgaattcacactggagagaggccattcacctgctctgtgtgtgggaagggattcaatcagtcatccaacctagcaatacaccagcgaattcacactgaggagaggccattcacctgctctgtgtgtgggaagggattcaatcaatcATCCAAACTAGcattacaccagcgaattcacactggggagaagccgttcacctgctctcagtgtgggaagggattcactcactcagccaatctgctgaaacaccaacgagttcacactggggagaggccattcacctgctcccagtgtgggaagggatttactcactcaTCTCACCTTCGgaaacaccagcggattcacactggggagaggccgttcacctgctctgtgtgtgggaaaggattcaagcaGTCATCCACGCTGATACATCACGAACGGGTTcatactggggaaaggccgttcacttgttcccagtgtgggaagggattcattacctcatccaggctgctgagacaccagcgaattcacaagtaa
- the LOC144483879 gene encoding uncharacterized protein LOC144483879 — protein MEKPWKCADCGKRYGYPSELEAHWRSHTGERPFTCSQCGEGFSDSSGQQRHQRVHTGERPFTCSQCGQGFTQSSNLRTHQRVHTGDRPFTCSQCGKGFSNSSGLRRHQRVHTGERPFTCSQCGNGFTQLSSLRTHERVHTGEKPFMCSQCGKGFTDLSNLCTHQRVHTGERPFTCSVCGKRFRVSSHLLRHQQVHE, from the coding sequence atggagaaaccatggaagtgtgcggactgtgggaaaagATACGGATACCCATCTGAGCTCGAAGCGCATTGGCGCAGCCATacgggggagaggccgttcacctgctctcagtgtggagagggattcagtgattcatccggcCAGcaaagacaccagcgagttcacactggggagagaccgttcacctgctctcagtgtgggcagggattcactcagtcatccaacctgcggactcaccagcgagttcacactggggacagaccATTCacttgttctcagtgtgggaagggattcagtaattcatcaGGCCTGcgaagacaccagcgagttcacactggggagagaccatttacctgctctcagtgtgggaatggattcactcagttatccagtctgcggacacacgagcgagttcacactggggagaaaccatttatgtgctctcagtgtgggaagggattcactgacctcTCAAACCTCtgcacacaccagcgagttcacactggggagaggccattcacctgctctgtgtgtgggaagagattcagagtttcatcccacctgctgagacaccaacaagttcacgagtga